The Acidobacteriota bacterium genome contains a region encoding:
- a CDS encoding amino acid permease, protein MTHRIETTGSDGAPRELPRVLGFVDVMGILIGTVIGSGIFIVPAAIAGYVQSPVLVMTVWIVGGVLTFFGALAFSELGAAFPQAGGMYVYLREAYGKPIAFLFGWTLFLVIDSGAIATLSMAFAEKYLPQFTGPLSTFGTKSVAIVLIATLVAINYAGTRWGARVQNFLMFIKFAAILAVSIGILALAHGLPARFVEPPSPPMTAALIGGFGLALQRALWAYKGWEAVSFSAGEIKNPERNMPLGLFAGTLVIIALYLAANLAYLYVLPFDRLVGAQRVASEAMSAAGFELGATVLGLVILCSITGAANGNILTAPRVFYAMARDGVFFKRFGDIHPRYLTPHISILATGLWAMVLSVSGTFGTLADFVVFGQWIFFGLTVAAVIVLRRTRPDLPRPYRTWGYPVTPILFVLAALFISANALISQFANAMYGLGIILLGVPAYLFWRSRA, encoded by the coding sequence GTGACACACCGAATCGAGACGACTGGCTCGGACGGCGCCCCGCGGGAGCTGCCGCGGGTGCTCGGTTTCGTGGACGTCATGGGGATCCTGATCGGCACGGTCATCGGATCGGGGATCTTCATCGTCCCGGCGGCCATCGCCGGCTACGTCCAGTCGCCAGTGCTCGTGATGACCGTGTGGATCGTCGGCGGCGTCCTGACGTTCTTCGGCGCACTGGCCTTCTCGGAACTGGGCGCGGCGTTCCCGCAGGCGGGCGGGATGTACGTGTATCTGCGCGAGGCGTACGGCAAGCCGATCGCCTTCCTGTTCGGATGGACGCTCTTCCTCGTCATTGATTCGGGCGCGATCGCGACGCTGTCGATGGCGTTCGCCGAGAAGTACCTGCCGCAGTTTACCGGCCCGCTCTCGACGTTCGGCACCAAGTCGGTGGCCATCGTGCTGATCGCCACGCTCGTGGCGATCAACTACGCCGGCACACGGTGGGGCGCCCGGGTGCAGAACTTCCTGATGTTCATCAAGTTCGCCGCGATTCTGGCGGTGTCGATTGGCATCCTGGCGCTCGCGCACGGGCTACCGGCTAGATTCGTCGAGCCGCCGTCGCCCCCGATGACCGCTGCCCTGATCGGCGGGTTCGGCCTCGCGCTGCAGCGGGCGCTGTGGGCGTACAAGGGCTGGGAGGCCGTCAGCTTCAGCGCGGGGGAAATCAAGAATCCCGAACGCAACATGCCGCTCGGCCTCTTCGCCGGGACCCTCGTCATCATCGCGCTCTATCTGGCCGCCAATCTTGCGTACCTCTATGTGCTGCCGTTCGACCGGCTCGTCGGCGCCCAGCGGGTGGCGAGCGAAGCCATGTCGGCGGCCGGGTTCGAGCTTGGCGCCACCGTGCTCGGGCTGGTCATCCTGTGCTCGATTACGGGAGCGGCCAACGGAAACATCCTGACCGCGCCGCGCGTGTTCTATGCGATGGCCCGCGATGGAGTGTTCTTCAAGCGTTTCGGCGACATCCATCCGCGATACCTCACGCCCCACATCTCGATTCTGGCGACCGGACTCTGGGCGATGGTGCTGAGCGTCAGCGGAACGTTTGGCACGCTGGCCGACTTCGTCGTCTTCGGCCAGTGGATCTTCTTCGGCCTGACAGTGGCAGCCGTCATCGTGCTGCGCCGCACACGTCCGGACCTGCCCAGGCCTTATCGGACGTGGGGATATCCGGTGACGCCGATCCTGTTTGTCCTGGCGGCCCTCTTCATCTCTGCGAACGCGCTGATCAGCCAGTTTGCCAACGCGATGTACGGGCTGGGGATTATTCTGCTCGGTGTGCCCGCCTACCTGTTCTGGCGGAGTCGTGCATAG
- a CDS encoding multiheme c-type cytochrome, whose translation MEPRPSDYRHLVRMAGLFLVGIMMFLLLRSIFVPKNYGLLGPYNPGALQQNMDRPLKFAGQAACMMCHTEQADIRAKGRHAKVACESCHGALASHAQADDPAKSKPQRPDPRKTCIICHTASISKPKTFPQVDPAEHAPEGPCTACHVQPHNPKIS comes from the coding sequence ATGGAGCCTCGCCCTAGCGACTATCGCCATCTGGTTCGAATGGCTGGTCTGTTCCTCGTCGGCATCATGATGTTTCTTCTGCTGCGGTCGATTTTCGTGCCGAAGAACTACGGCCTGCTGGGCCCCTATAATCCAGGGGCCCTTCAGCAGAACATGGATCGCCCGCTGAAGTTCGCCGGACAGGCAGCCTGCATGATGTGCCACACGGAACAGGCGGACATCCGCGCGAAAGGACGGCACGCCAAGGTGGCGTGCGAGTCGTGCCACGGGGCGCTCGCGTCACACGCGCAAGCCGACGATCCGGCGAAGTCGAAACCCCAGAGGCCGGATCCGCGCAAGACCTGCATCATTTGCCACACCGCGAGCATCTCCAAACCCAAGACGTTCCCTCAGGTGGATCCGGCCGAACACGCACCCGAAGGCCCGTGCACGGCGTGCCACGTCCAGCCGCACAACCCGAAGATCTCCTGA
- a CDS encoding 4Fe-4S dicluster domain-containing protein gives MAIDIEKCIGCGTCVRACKTENDVLLEDGNFRTWVERYVVDTADLDHPRVESPNGGYAGFHEHEVTGANLKMFFVPKLCNHCEHSPCVQVCPVGATFESPDGVVLVDKTYCLGCRYCVQACPYGCRFIDRRTETVDKCSLCYHRITRGLTTACCETCPTGARTLADLKDPKDPIHAFLRDHKVQVLKPQMATGSKVYYNGLDGSVR, from the coding sequence ATGGCGATCGACATCGAGAAGTGCATCGGCTGCGGGACGTGCGTGCGCGCCTGCAAGACGGAGAACGATGTGCTGCTCGAAGACGGCAATTTCCGGACGTGGGTGGAACGCTACGTCGTCGACACGGCCGATCTCGATCACCCTCGCGTCGAATCGCCGAATGGCGGCTACGCCGGGTTCCACGAGCACGAGGTGACCGGCGCGAACCTCAAGATGTTCTTCGTGCCCAAGCTGTGCAACCACTGCGAGCATTCGCCGTGCGTGCAGGTCTGCCCGGTGGGCGCCACCTTCGAGAGTCCGGACGGCGTCGTGCTGGTCGACAAGACCTACTGCCTCGGCTGCCGGTACTGCGTGCAGGCGTGTCCGTACGGCTGCCGCTTCATCGACCGGCGGACCGAGACGGTCGACAAGTGCTCGCTCTGCTATCACCGGATTACCAGGGGCCTGACCACCGCGTGTTGCGAGACGTGCCCGACCGGCGCCCGCACACTGGCGGATCTGAAGGACCCCAAGGATCCGATCCACGCGTTTCTCCGCGACCACAAGGTGCAGGTGTTGAAGCCCCAGATGGCCACGGGTTCCAAGGTGTACTACAACGGCCTCGACGGCTCGGTCCGGTAG
- the nrfD gene encoding polysulfide reductase NrfD codes for MNGVEGFIYPNELELQWSVLIVLYPFITGLVAGAFILASLERVFNVQAVKPTYRLALLTALAFLLVAPLPLQLHLGHPERSLEMYLTPHTTSAMAMFGFVYLWYLMAVLVLEIWLDYRKDIVLKWRASQGWLRLVYGAMALWSDNISESALKLDDRIGKTLTVIGIPSAFLLHGYVGFIFGSIKANPWWSTPLMPIVFLFSAITSGIACILLMYFATCWYRKVTVDMKCVDTIATYLFYAFVVDFTLEMVDLIQRIYESDESFRALDFMVKTKLFTSQIVVQILIGTVLPIVMLGITQLVRLKEPARRAIYVFAGILTMIGIFAMRWNVVIGGQLFSKSFLGYTSYKMEFATREGLLPAILLMLLPFAILWVLIRLLPPWGHDEQPQIKQV; via the coding sequence ATGAACGGTGTGGAAGGGTTCATCTATCCGAACGAGCTCGAGTTGCAGTGGAGCGTGCTGATCGTCCTCTACCCGTTCATCACAGGGTTGGTGGCCGGCGCGTTCATCCTCGCCTCGCTCGAGCGCGTCTTCAATGTGCAGGCGGTCAAGCCCACCTACCGCCTGGCGCTGCTGACGGCATTGGCGTTCCTGCTGGTGGCGCCGCTGCCGCTGCAGCTGCATCTGGGACATCCCGAGCGATCACTCGAGATGTACCTGACGCCGCACACGACGTCGGCAATGGCGATGTTTGGCTTCGTCTATCTCTGGTACCTCATGGCGGTGCTCGTGCTCGAGATCTGGCTCGATTACCGCAAGGACATCGTCCTGAAATGGCGGGCCAGCCAGGGATGGCTGCGACTGGTCTACGGGGCGATGGCGCTCTGGTCCGACAACATCAGCGAGTCGGCGCTCAAGCTCGACGACCGGATCGGCAAGACGCTCACGGTCATCGGGATTCCGTCGGCGTTTCTGCTGCACGGCTACGTGGGGTTCATCTTCGGATCGATCAAGGCGAACCCGTGGTGGTCCACGCCGCTGATGCCGATCGTGTTCCTGTTCTCCGCCATCACGTCCGGGATCGCGTGCATTCTCCTGATGTACTTCGCGACGTGCTGGTACCGGAAGGTGACCGTCGACATGAAGTGCGTGGACACGATTGCCACGTACCTGTTCTACGCTTTCGTCGTCGATTTCACGCTCGAGATGGTGGATCTGATCCAGCGCATCTACGAGTCGGACGAGTCGTTCCGGGCGCTCGACTTCATGGTGAAGACCAAGCTGTTCACGTCGCAGATCGTCGTGCAGATCCTCATCGGGACCGTGCTGCCGATTGTGATGCTCGGCATCACGCAGTTGGTCAGACTGAAGGAGCCCGCACGGCGCGCCATCTACGTGTTTGCCGGCATCCTCACCATGATCGGGATCTTTGCGATGCGGTGGAACGTCGTGATTGGCGGGCAGCTGTTCTCCAAGAGCTTCCTCGGCTATACCAGCTACAAGATGGAGTTCGCGACGCGCGAAGGGCTGCTGCCGGCCATTCTGCTGATGCTCCTGCCATTCGCGATTCTGTGGGTGCTGATTCGCCTGCTGCCACCGTGGGGACACGACGAACAGCCGCAGATCAAGCAGGTCTGA
- a CDS encoding Uma2 family endonuclease: MPRVPPLDRPATYDDLMKVPDIMVAEIVDGELHATPRPATKHARAYSSLGIRIGGPYDHGIGGPGGWWILDEPELHLGRDVLVPDLAGWRRERMPQLPDAAHFTMPPDWICEILSPSTAKLDRTKKLAVYAREGVRHAWLLDPLDRTLEVLRLDNGRWTIMATHSDAEVVRVEPFADIELELSALWAD, translated from the coding sequence ATGCCGCGTGTGCCTCCGCTCGATCGTCCCGCCACGTATGACGACCTGATGAAGGTCCCCGACATCATGGTTGCGGAGATCGTGGATGGCGAGTTGCACGCCACGCCGAGACCGGCGACGAAGCACGCGCGGGCGTACTCGTCGCTCGGCATCCGGATCGGCGGACCGTACGACCATGGAATCGGCGGACCAGGCGGGTGGTGGATCCTCGACGAGCCCGAACTCCATCTGGGGCGCGACGTGCTGGTGCCCGACCTCGCCGGGTGGCGGCGGGAGCGTATGCCCCAGTTGCCCGACGCGGCCCACTTCACCATGCCGCCCGACTGGATCTGCGAGATTCTGTCGCCCTCGACGGCCAAGCTCGATCGGACCAAGAAGTTGGCCGTCTACGCCCGCGAAGGCGTGCGCCACGCGTGGTTGCTCGATCCGCTGGATCGGACGCTCGAGGTGCTGCGGCTCGACAACGGCCGCTGGACGATCATGGCCACACACAGTGACGCCGAAGTCGTGCGCGTCGAGCCGTTCGCCGACATCGAACTGGAACTGAGCGCGCTCTGGGCGGACTGA
- a CDS encoding type II toxin-antitoxin system prevent-host-death family antitoxin: MKRASITEMKNGLSALIDRVRHGDAIVIEDRGVPVARLEPVSAPGRNSSDGRIARLVRQGVVRSAGSAPPKRILAADPPSPKGGFSLSHAIIDERRNGR, encoded by the coding sequence ATGAAAAGGGCTAGTATCACCGAAATGAAGAACGGCCTGAGCGCGCTCATCGATCGCGTCCGCCACGGCGACGCCATCGTCATCGAGGATCGGGGTGTGCCGGTCGCCAGGCTCGAGCCGGTCTCTGCCCCGGGCCGGAACAGTTCCGACGGCCGGATCGCGCGGCTGGTGCGCCAGGGTGTGGTCAGGTCCGCCGGCTCCGCGCCGCCCAAGCGGATCCTCGCCGCCGATCCGCCGTCTCCCAAGGGCGGGTTCAGCCTCAGCCACGCGATCATCGACGAGCGCCGGAACGGGCGATGA
- a CDS encoding type II toxin-antitoxin system VapC family toxin: MRFWDSSALVPLLAAEPMTGLIHERYLQDPEVAVWWGTPVECASAIARLEREDALSAKDAATAFARLDALAAAWVQVEPRDEIRETARRLLRVHPLRAADALQLAAAFACAERRPSTLTFVTLDDRLRTAAGREGFDLLELTAG, encoded by the coding sequence ATGAGGTTCTGGGATAGCTCGGCGCTTGTGCCGTTGCTGGCGGCCGAACCGATGACCGGGCTCATTCACGAGCGTTACCTGCAGGATCCGGAGGTTGCCGTCTGGTGGGGCACGCCGGTGGAATGCGCCTCGGCTATCGCCAGGCTCGAGCGCGAAGACGCGCTGTCGGCGAAAGATGCGGCCACCGCGTTCGCGCGGCTCGACGCGCTGGCAGCGGCCTGGGTGCAGGTGGAACCGCGAGACGAAATCCGGGAAACGGCGCGCCGGTTGCTGCGCGTTCATCCGCTGCGGGCGGCAGACGCTCTCCAACTTGCCGCAGCGTTCGCGTGCGCCGAGCGCCGGCCATCCACACTGACATTCGTCACACTCGACGACCGGTTGCGCACGGCGGCTGGCCGGGAAGGCTTCGACCTTCTGGAACTGACCGCCGGTTGA
- a CDS encoding NADH:flavin oxidoreductase, whose translation MSALLSPLSFSGLTLRNRIAMPPMWSGKATPEGLVTDAIVEYHRVRAAAGCGLVIVEHAFVHPRGRHSGTQLGVFSDACEAGLTRLASAIRAEGAVACLQISHAGSRTSSKVTGGLIPLGPSAIRHRREPHGEVPEAATREQMAGVANAFADAAGRAQNAGFQAVELHAAHGFLLSQFLSPLTNLRNDEFGGDEDRRGRAVLDVLAAVGQRVGASFPVFVRLGAHDEYPGGFQLDAACRMAERLAIAGAALIDVSGGLAGSDDPGRGPGYFVPYAAAIKKTVTVPVMVAGGIADPAHADRIVTTGDADIVGIGRAMLDDPEWAAKAIAALGN comes from the coding sequence ATGAGCGCGCTGCTGAGCCCGCTGTCGTTCTCGGGCCTGACCCTTCGGAACCGGATCGCGATGCCGCCGATGTGGTCCGGCAAAGCGACCCCCGAAGGCCTGGTCACCGACGCCATCGTCGAGTACCACCGCGTCCGCGCGGCGGCCGGCTGCGGCCTCGTCATCGTCGAGCATGCGTTCGTGCATCCGCGGGGGCGGCATAGCGGCACGCAGCTCGGTGTCTTCAGCGATGCCTGCGAGGCCGGCCTCACCAGGCTGGCCTCGGCGATCCGGGCCGAAGGCGCTGTCGCGTGTCTGCAGATTTCGCACGCAGGCTCGCGCACGTCATCCAAGGTGACGGGCGGTCTGATCCCGCTCGGGCCGTCGGCCATTCGCCATCGCCGAGAGCCTCACGGAGAGGTTCCCGAGGCGGCCACCCGCGAGCAGATGGCCGGCGTCGCCAACGCGTTCGCCGACGCGGCCGGGCGCGCGCAGAACGCCGGATTCCAGGCGGTGGAACTGCATGCCGCTCATGGCTTCCTGCTGTCCCAATTCCTCTCTCCGTTGACCAATCTCCGGAATGACGAGTTCGGCGGCGATGAGGATCGACGAGGGCGGGCCGTTCTCGACGTGCTCGCGGCCGTCGGTCAACGCGTCGGCGCATCGTTCCCGGTGTTTGTCCGGCTGGGCGCTCACGATGAATACCCGGGGGGCTTCCAACTCGATGCCGCGTGCCGGATGGCGGAACGACTTGCCATCGCCGGAGCCGCACTCATCGACGTGTCCGGGGGCCTGGCCGGATCGGATGATCCCGGGCGGGGCCCGGGTTACTTCGTGCCCTACGCCGCCGCGATCAAGAAGACCGTCACGGTGCCGGTGATGGTGGCGGGCGGCATCGCCGACCCCGCGCACGCCGACCGCATCGTCACGACTGGTGACGCCGACATCGTTGGTATCGGCCGCGCGATGCTCGACGATCCGGAGTGGGCAGCAAAAGCGATCGCCGCGTTGGGGAATTAG
- a CDS encoding glycyl-radical enzyme activating protein: MTGNVLKIERFAVHDGPGIRTTVFLKGCPLRCTWCHSPESQTAAPELMFRQDRCIGCGECVDDCRLGAIRLMDGQPVMDVSVCRRCGDCAEGCPTGARTRVGSVMTESQVLQEIAQDTIFFDQSGGGVTFSGGEPLMQAEFLMALLDGCRARRIHTAVDTCGAAPSEALARVADRADLLLFDLKHLDDARHRQLTGSSNVQILANLAALADRTANVIVRFPLVPEVNDGSDHIAQLGRFVRSIGLSRIDVLPYHRAGSGKYPALGREYALSGSEPPSGDDRARAVRILTDCGLQAAAGGRP; this comes from the coding sequence GTGACCGGTAACGTCCTCAAGATCGAGCGCTTTGCGGTGCACGACGGCCCGGGGATTCGCACGACTGTGTTCCTCAAGGGCTGCCCGCTGCGGTGCACGTGGTGCCACAGCCCGGAGAGCCAGACGGCGGCGCCGGAGTTGATGTTCCGCCAGGATCGGTGCATCGGCTGCGGCGAGTGTGTGGACGACTGCCGATTGGGCGCGATTCGCCTGATGGACGGCCAGCCGGTAATGGACGTGTCGGTCTGCCGGCGGTGCGGCGATTGCGCCGAGGGCTGTCCGACCGGTGCCCGGACGCGGGTCGGATCCGTGATGACCGAGTCGCAGGTGCTTCAGGAGATTGCGCAGGACACGATCTTTTTCGACCAGTCCGGCGGCGGCGTGACGTTTTCGGGGGGCGAACCGCTGATGCAGGCCGAGTTCCTGATGGCACTGCTCGACGGCTGCCGGGCGCGTCGCATCCACACGGCTGTTGACACGTGCGGAGCCGCCCCGAGCGAGGCGCTGGCCCGCGTCGCGGATCGCGCCGATCTACTCCTCTTCGACCTCAAGCACCTCGATGACGCGCGTCATCGCCAGTTGACCGGATCGTCCAACGTCCAGATTCTCGCCAACCTTGCGGCGCTCGCCGATCGCACGGCGAACGTCATTGTGCGGTTTCCGCTGGTGCCCGAGGTCAATGACGGTTCGGACCATATCGCACAACTGGGGCGCTTTGTCCGGTCGATTGGATTGTCACGCATCGACGTCCTGCCGTACCATCGAGCGGGATCTGGCAAGTACCCGGCGCTCGGTCGCGAATATGCGCTTTCCGGATCCGAACCTCCATCGGGCGACGACCGCGCCCGCGCCGTACGCATTTTGACCGACTGCGGCCTGCAGGCCGCAGCGGGAGGCAGACCATGA
- a CDS encoding glycyl radical protein encodes MTDRVSRLRDQSLKAEPWISSERAELMTRFYRDHAAGLSVPVARARSLAYVLEHKTICINPGELIVGERGPSPKGTPTYPELCCHSQGDLDIIDRREKIRFSVTDDVRAVYAKDVIPFWRGRSIRDIMFGHMTGEWKSAYEAGVFTEFMEQRAPGHTVVDGKIYRHGLRDFISRIDSKLAATDLLADPRAFDKREQLTAMRIAAEAVIRSAERHAELAEQMAVAETDATRRAELQRIASNCRRVPAHAPRDFWEALQAYWFIHLGVVTELNTWDSFCPGRLDQHLNPFYQAGLQSGGLTEDQARELLACFWIKFNNQPAPPKVGVTAAESGTYTDFCNINSGGLTPEGADGVNDVTYLVLDTVDEMRILQPSSNIQLSSRNPDRFLKRAAEIVRKGWGQPSIFNADVVVEELLRQGKSLEDARCGGTSGCVEVGAFGKEAYILTGYFNLPKVLEITLHNGLDPRTGAQVGIETGDPIAWQTYDEAFAAFSRQLRHFVDVKVRGNQVIERIYATEMPAPFLSILIDDCIDRAKDYNDGGARYNTTYMMPVGPATTSDSLASIKSHVFERRDITMAALIDALRTNFKGREALRQTLWNATPRYGNDDPYADAILVAICDLLHETLDGRPNTRGGEYHVNYLSTTCHVYFGSVTGATPDGRKAYEPVSDGISPVQGADRRGPTAVLKSASRFNHSRTGGTLLNQKFTPQVVAGEDGLEKIAHLVRAYFRMGGHHIQFNVVTAETLCEAQRHPEKHRDLIVRVAGYSDYFCDLTRPLQDEIIARTEHQGF; translated from the coding sequence ATGACCGATCGCGTATCACGGCTCAGAGACCAAAGCCTGAAGGCCGAGCCGTGGATCTCGAGCGAACGTGCGGAACTGATGACGCGGTTCTACCGTGACCATGCCGCGGGGCTATCGGTGCCGGTCGCCCGTGCGCGATCGCTGGCGTACGTCCTCGAGCACAAGACCATCTGCATCAATCCGGGCGAACTGATTGTCGGAGAACGCGGGCCGTCCCCGAAGGGCACGCCGACCTATCCCGAGTTGTGCTGTCACTCGCAGGGCGATCTCGACATCATCGACCGCCGCGAGAAGATCCGTTTCTCGGTCACCGATGACGTCCGTGCGGTATACGCGAAGGACGTGATTCCATTCTGGCGCGGCCGATCGATTCGCGACATCATGTTCGGCCACATGACCGGCGAGTGGAAGTCGGCGTACGAGGCCGGCGTGTTCACCGAGTTCATGGAGCAGCGAGCCCCGGGCCACACGGTCGTCGACGGCAAGATTTACCGGCACGGCCTGCGCGATTTCATCAGCCGCATCGACAGCAAGCTGGCCGCAACGGATCTGTTGGCGGACCCGCGAGCCTTCGACAAGCGCGAGCAGCTGACGGCGATGCGCATCGCCGCCGAAGCCGTCATCCGCAGCGCCGAACGCCACGCCGAACTCGCCGAACAGATGGCGGTCGCCGAAACGGATGCCACGCGCCGTGCGGAACTGCAGCGCATCGCGTCGAACTGCCGCCGCGTACCCGCCCACGCGCCGCGCGATTTCTGGGAGGCGCTGCAGGCCTACTGGTTTATCCATCTGGGGGTCGTCACCGAGCTGAACACCTGGGATTCATTCTGCCCCGGCCGGCTCGATCAGCACCTCAACCCGTTCTACCAGGCGGGCCTCCAGTCGGGCGGGCTCACCGAGGATCAGGCCCGCGAGCTGCTGGCGTGCTTCTGGATCAAGTTCAACAACCAGCCCGCGCCGCCGAAGGTCGGCGTGACGGCGGCCGAGAGCGGCACGTACACGGACTTCTGCAACATCAACTCCGGCGGTCTGACCCCGGAAGGCGCTGACGGTGTCAACGACGTCACGTATCTCGTGCTCGACACGGTTGACGAAATGCGGATTCTGCAGCCTTCGTCGAACATCCAGCTGAGCTCGCGGAATCCCGATCGCTTTCTGAAGCGCGCGGCCGAGATCGTGCGAAAGGGCTGGGGACAGCCGTCGATCTTCAACGCAGACGTCGTCGTGGAGGAACTGTTGCGCCAAGGCAAGTCGCTCGAGGACGCCCGGTGCGGCGGTACCAGCGGGTGCGTCGAAGTGGGCGCGTTCGGCAAGGAGGCCTACATCCTCACCGGGTACTTCAATCTGCCGAAGGTGCTGGAGATCACCCTGCACAACGGGCTCGATCCTCGCACCGGCGCGCAGGTTGGGATCGAGACCGGCGACCCGATCGCCTGGCAGACATACGACGAGGCCTTCGCCGCGTTCAGCCGACAGCTGAGGCACTTTGTCGACGTGAAGGTGCGCGGCAATCAGGTGATCGAGCGGATCTACGCGACCGAGATGCCGGCGCCGTTCCTGTCGATCCTGATTGACGACTGCATCGATCGAGCGAAGGACTACAACGACGGCGGCGCCCGGTACAACACCACCTACATGATGCCGGTCGGGCCCGCCACGACCTCCGACAGCCTCGCGTCAATCAAGTCGCACGTCTTCGAGCGCCGCGACATCACGATGGCGGCCTTGATCGACGCCCTGCGTACCAACTTCAAGGGCAGGGAAGCCCTGCGTCAAACGCTCTGGAACGCGACGCCGCGCTACGGCAACGACGATCCCTACGCCGATGCGATCCTGGTCGCTATTTGCGATCTGTTGCACGAGACGCTCGACGGCCGACCCAACACCAGGGGCGGGGAGTATCACGTCAATTACCTGTCGACGACGTGCCACGTGTATTTCGGGTCGGTGACGGGGGCGACGCCCGACGGCCGGAAGGCGTACGAACCGGTGTCGGACGGCATTTCGCCGGTGCAGGGCGCCGACCGCCGGGGCCCGACGGCGGTGCTGAAGTCGGCGAGCCGCTTCAATCACTCGCGAACCGGCGGCACGCTGCTGAATCAGAAGTTCACGCCGCAGGTCGTCGCGGGCGAAGACGGGCTCGAGAAGATCGCGCATCTGGTCCGCGCCTACTTCCGCATGGGCGGTCATCACATCCAGTTCAACGTCGTGACGGCCGAGACGTTGTGCGAGGCGCAGCGGCATCCCGAAAAGCACCGCGACCTGATCGTGCGCGTGGCGGGCTACAGCGATTACTTTTGCGACCTGACCAGGCCGCTGCAGGACGAGATCATCGCCAGGACCGAGCACCAGGGGTTCTAG